The following are encoded in a window of Diorhabda sublineata isolate icDioSubl1.1 chromosome 3, icDioSubl1.1, whole genome shotgun sequence genomic DNA:
- the LOC130441769 gene encoding D-erythrulose reductase-like: MRALVTGVNQGIGKHVAATLAECGAEVFGLDKTISDNFSKELPNIKPIKVDLQNWDETEKAICAKAPFHLLVNNAGIAILGTLVKIKEDDVDKMLSINVKAVVNVTRIVVRGMVEEKIQGSIVNISSQASLVGLSDHNLYCTTKAAIDGFTRQAALEYGPNNIRVNAVNPTVIMTEMGKRNWSDPKIAEPMLAKMPLRRFGEVYEVTYPILFLLSDKASLITGVCLPIDAGYTAV, translated from the exons ATGCGTGCTTTGGTTACGGGGGTGAATCAAG GTATAGGGAAACATGTTGCCGCAACACTTGCGGAATGCGGAGCAGAAGTATTTGGACTCGATAAAACGa tttcagataatttttcaaaagaattacCTAACATAAAACCTATCAAGGTAGATTTGCAAAATTGGGACGAGACCGAAAAAGCGATTTGTGCTAAAGCACCCTTTCATCTGTTGGTAAATAATGCGGGTATTGCAATACTTGGAACACTAGTTAAAATTAAAGAAGACGATGTTGATAA aatgCTATCGATTAATGTGAAGGCCGTAGTTAATGTTACAAGGATTGTTGTAAGGGGGATGGTAGAGGAAAAAATTCAAGGTTCGATAGTGAACATTTCATCTCAAGCTTCACTGGTAGGATTATCGGATCATAATTTATACTGCACAACCAAAGCAGCAATTGATGGGTTTACAAGACAGGCAGCTCTGGAGTATGGACCGAATAATATTCGTGTTAATGCCGTTAATCCAACTGTCATTATGACTGAAATGGGTAAGAGGAATTGGTCAGATCCTAAAATAGCCGAACCAATGCTGGCGAAAATGCCATTGCGAAG GTTTGGAGAAGTCTACGAAGTAACATATCCAATTTTATTTCTACTCAGTGACAAAGCAAGTTTGATTACAGGAGTTTGCCTACCTATTGACGCTGGATATACAGctgtataa
- the LOC130441008 gene encoding E3 ubiquitin-protein ligase RNF13-like isoform X1 — MIYKCLLGLIFASLLDKSGAEIYAIKYESQFYREEFTDKPALFGPDLKDTALAGMLIEAYPVDACTQMLRPTPDPNNETGKLVVLVRRFSKSNNCTFEQKVRISQAAGYSAVIVYNVGSDELISMGANNRTGIFIPSVFVSEKSGLELLKKYANSSDYFIIINGDTPFDLPTHLLVPFSIVVGICFIVMIIFMIWKFIKDRRRQRRHRLPKPVLNKIPTHKFQKGDPYETCVICLEDYVDGEKLRILPCNHAYHTNCIDPWLTKNRRVCPICKRSVWGRDEVRTDSDTDESETDDTSPLLNSSNNVTQGGTFQEQRGNPFQRILRSVSQASGAAAANLVSTSDHHSINGDYISINSASSDSREELFRDADVNIEASTSSVNPFEENVVSVQVDAFSENSSMDSGAHA; from the exons ATGATCTACAAATGTCTATTAGGATTGATATTTGCATCTTTATTGGACAAAAGCGGTGCTGAAATTTACGCCATTAAGTAT GAATCTCAGTTTTATCGTGAAGAATTTACAGATAAACCAGCTTTATTTGGACCTGACCTAAAAGATACAG CTTTAGCTGGTATGCTAATTGAGGCATATCCAGTAGATGCCTGTACTCAAATGTTGAGACCTACACCTGATCCAAATAATGAAACTGGAAAACTAGTAGTCCTTGTTAGAAGATTTAGTAAGAGTAACAATTGTACTTTCGAACAAAAAGTGCGTATATCTCAAGCTGCTGGTTACAGTGCTGTGATAGTATACAATGTTGGCTCCGATGAACTTATTTCAATGGGAGCCAATAACAGAACAGGGATTTTCATACCTTCTGTTTTTGTTTCCGAGAAAAGTGGATTGGAGCTTTTGAAGAAATATGCAAATTCAtcagattattttataattataaatggaGATACACCTTTTGATTTACCTACACACTTATTGGTTCCTTTCTCAATCGTAGTGGGAATATGTTTTATcgttatgattatttttatg atatggaaatttataaaagataGAAGGCGTCAGAGAAGGCATAGATTACCAAAACcagttttgaataaaattccaACTCACAAGTTTCAAAAAGGAGATCCATATGAAACTTGTGTAATTTGTTTGGAGGACTATGTAGATGGAGAAAAACTGAGAATTCTCCCATGTAATCATG CATACCATACAAACTGCATTGATCCATGGTTAACTAAAAATCGTCGAGTTTGTCCTATTTGCAAACGTAGTGTTTGGGGTAGAGATGAAGTCCGTACAGATTCGGATACTGATGAATCAGAAACAGATGATACGTCCCCATTGTTAAATTCCAGTAATAATGTTACCCAAGGGGGTACATTCCAAGAGCAACGAGGGAATCCATTTCAACGGATACTAAG ATCTGTATCACAAGCTTCTGGAGCAGCAGCTGCTAACTTAGTTTCTACTTCTGATCATCACAGCATCAATGGAGattatataagtataaataGTGCTAGTTCTGATTCTAGAGAAGAATTATTTCGTGATGCTGATGTCAATATCGAAGCTTCCACTAGTAGTGTTAATCCATTTGAAGAGAATGTTGTTTCAGTTCAAGTTGACGCTTTTAGTGAGAATTCAAGCATGGATAGTGGGGCTCATGCGTAA
- the LOC130441008 gene encoding E3 ubiquitin-protein ligase Godzilla-like isoform X2, translated as MLIEAYPVDACTQMLRPTPDPNNETGKLVVLVRRFSKSNNCTFEQKVRISQAAGYSAVIVYNVGSDELISMGANNRTGIFIPSVFVSEKSGLELLKKYANSSDYFIIINGDTPFDLPTHLLVPFSIVVGICFIVMIIFMIWKFIKDRRRQRRHRLPKPVLNKIPTHKFQKGDPYETCVICLEDYVDGEKLRILPCNHAYHTNCIDPWLTKNRRVCPICKRSVWGRDEVRTDSDTDESETDDTSPLLNSSNNVTQGGTFQEQRGNPFQRILRSVSQASGAAAANLVSTSDHHSINGDYISINSASSDSREELFRDADVNIEASTSSVNPFEENVVSVQVDAFSENSSMDSGAHA; from the exons ATGCTAATTGAGGCATATCCAGTAGATGCCTGTACTCAAATGTTGAGACCTACACCTGATCCAAATAATGAAACTGGAAAACTAGTAGTCCTTGTTAGAAGATTTAGTAAGAGTAACAATTGTACTTTCGAACAAAAAGTGCGTATATCTCAAGCTGCTGGTTACAGTGCTGTGATAGTATACAATGTTGGCTCCGATGAACTTATTTCAATGGGAGCCAATAACAGAACAGGGATTTTCATACCTTCTGTTTTTGTTTCCGAGAAAAGTGGATTGGAGCTTTTGAAGAAATATGCAAATTCAtcagattattttataattataaatggaGATACACCTTTTGATTTACCTACACACTTATTGGTTCCTTTCTCAATCGTAGTGGGAATATGTTTTATcgttatgattatttttatg atatggaaatttataaaagataGAAGGCGTCAGAGAAGGCATAGATTACCAAAACcagttttgaataaaattccaACTCACAAGTTTCAAAAAGGAGATCCATATGAAACTTGTGTAATTTGTTTGGAGGACTATGTAGATGGAGAAAAACTGAGAATTCTCCCATGTAATCATG CATACCATACAAACTGCATTGATCCATGGTTAACTAAAAATCGTCGAGTTTGTCCTATTTGCAAACGTAGTGTTTGGGGTAGAGATGAAGTCCGTACAGATTCGGATACTGATGAATCAGAAACAGATGATACGTCCCCATTGTTAAATTCCAGTAATAATGTTACCCAAGGGGGTACATTCCAAGAGCAACGAGGGAATCCATTTCAACGGATACTAAG ATCTGTATCACAAGCTTCTGGAGCAGCAGCTGCTAACTTAGTTTCTACTTCTGATCATCACAGCATCAATGGAGattatataagtataaataGTGCTAGTTCTGATTCTAGAGAAGAATTATTTCGTGATGCTGATGTCAATATCGAAGCTTCCACTAGTAGTGTTAATCCATTTGAAGAGAATGTTGTTTCAGTTCAAGTTGACGCTTTTAGTGAGAATTCAAGCATGGATAGTGGGGCTCATGCGTAA
- the LOC130441007 gene encoding UDP-glucuronic acid decarboxylase 1 → MSQISPRFKHILTVIIIIAVLFILIRSFHGASEADTEEKQLALLKFPEDVQRATYLLNDAYHKIEALEEKIISLEGRVPKTYPDVKFLNYLQRKRILITGGAGFVGSHLVDKLMLEGHEVIVADNFYTGRKTNVEQWIGHENFELIHHDIVNPLYIEVDDIYHLASPASPPHYMQNPVKTIKTNTLGTINVLGLARRLNAKILIASTSEVYGDPDIHPQPETYWGHVNPIGPRACYDEGKRVSESLTYAYAKQENMQVRVARIFNTYGPRMHMNDGRVVSNFILQALQDDVITVYGSGEQTRSFQYISDLVEGLVALMNSNYSQPVNLGNPVEHTINEFATIIKNLVGGNSKIVHLSEVEDDPQRRRPDISRAKKILNWEPKVDLNVGLQKTVEYFRQELKRFRYTPKNKYLYNNYHP, encoded by the exons ATGAGCCAAATAAGTCCTCGATTCAAGCATATATTAACAGTTATCATTATTATTGCGG tattatttattttgatacgATCATTTCATGGAGCTAGTGAAGCTGATACTGAAGAGAAACAATTAGCTTTACTAAAATTTCCTGAAGATGTTCAACGTGCTACATATTTACTCAATGATGCTTATCATAAAATTGAAGCtctagaagaaaaaataatttcattagaaGGCAGAGTACCTAAGACTTATCCTGatgtgaaatttttgaattatttacaaCGTAAAAGAATTTTG ATCACAGGAGGAGCAGGCTTTGTAGGATCTCACTTAGTGGACAAATTGATGTTAGAAGGACATGAAGTAATTGTCGCTGACAATTTTTATACaggaagaaaaacaaatgttgaACAGTGGATAGGACatgaaaattttgaacttaTCCATCATGACATTGTAAATCCTTTATACATCGAAGTGGATGATATATACCATTTAGCTAGTCCAGCTAGTCCACCACATTATATGCAAAATCCCGTCAAAACTATTAAGACTAATACTTTAGGAACTATAAATGTTTTAG gTTTAGCTAGAAGattgaatgcaaaaattttaatagcaAGTACTTCAGAAGTATATGGTGACCCTGACATACATCCACAACCAGAAACATATTGGGGCCATGTGAATCCCATAg gACCAAGAGCATGTTATGATGAAGGTAAACGGGTATCAGAATCACTGACTTACGCCTATGCCAAACAAGAAAATATGCAAGTACGAGTAGCtagaatttttaatacttaCGGACCAAGAATGCACATGAACGACGGAAGAGTTGTATCCAATTTCATATTACAGGCACTTCAGGATGATGTGATAACA gtATATGGATCTGGAGAGCAAACACGATCCTTTCAGTATATCTCTGATTTAGTAGAAGGCTTGGTAGCTTTAATGAATTCCAATTATTCACAACCAGTCAATTTGGGAAATCCTGTAGAGCATACAATAAATG AATTTgctacaataataaaaaatcttgttGGTGGTAACAGTAAAATAGTTCACTTAAGTGAAGTGGAAGACGATCCGCAACGAAGACGACCCGACATTTCTAGAGCGAAAAAGATTCTTAATTGGGAGCCAAAAGTCGATCTAAATGTTGGACTTCAAAAAACAGTCGAGTATTTCAGACAAGAACTCAAACGATTTAGATACACTCCTAAgaataaatatctttataatAACTACCATCCTTAA